TCGAGCAATAGTTAAACAGTTTTTGTGCAACGTGAGTCGCCTACAGTCATGACCAACCTGGTGCTCAGTCTTCTGTTGCTCACTGCTGGTTGCGTAGACTCGCGCCGCAACAAAGTGTTGCTAGTCTCTATGGATGGTTTCCGTTGGGACTACGTGAAGTCGATACCAACTCCAAACTTAGACCGTTTGGCTGGATTGGGAACCCGGGCCGATTATGTAAACAACACGTTTTGTACGAAGACTTTCCCCAGTCATTTCAGTGTGGCTACAGGTAAGAGCTGCTGCAGGTCGATATTTCACCGGTGCAATTGAAGGTCTCAGAATTCCAAAAAATTATATGTCACAGTAATTGAAAAACTGAACGCGTTAAAGTTATGAACATTTGCGATTTTTCATTTCAATCTGTTGTTTACTTGACAGCAGCACTTGAAAAGCACTTTATGCACTAAACAGGGACAGAGCCAAATCATATCACTCGTTATGTGTAATCAAATCCAAATCAAAAgtacatttttgtttgttttagttGTATTATTCtcttttttcaattcattttcattttattgtgCTCTTCTtagttattttattgatttttttatttatacatttatctaTTCGATTACTTTTTTAAGACTttaatttatcttttttttttcaaatttaagaaatTTGTTGGTCATAATGATATGGTCATAATAAATAACAGTAATGACACTGAGTGACTTTTTAAACATAACTCATCAGTAATTTTCAGTAAACCGGCTACCCCTCTAATCCAGTCATTTCCTGCAGCCAGACAGCTGGCCGGTTTGAAGAAATTGATTCTCAAATACTAGTATCTATGATACCTAAATCTTTTACTATTGTTTTAAAGTACAATATTTCCATGTGTAGCAGTAGTCAGTTATAAAACCAAGCATGTTGttttaatgatctttttttttctctcgataAAAGCACTGAGCATTTTACTGAAATTGAATATTCTTAAAAACTAACAACAAAAATTAGATatgagaaataaatgtctagaAGAATGGATCTGTTATGAGAGACGTGGAAATATGGACTAATTTCTGCCTCATCAGGTTCATACTGTCGTTGTTTATATGTCCCCATAATAGAAGTATTCTTCTACCCGTACATTCTTTAATTAAAGGATTTAATGGCGATTCAAGTCATCATGACCGTGTATTTATTGGACTCAGTGTCACATGATAAGTCTCGTCGTTTCTTGAAGAACTGATAAAGTAATATTTATATCCGGTGTACTATTGATTATCAAGTTGGAATTTAAAACTGAGGTCACAAGAGAGGAAATTCGGAAATCCCCAGGTATATTCCTGGATTTGCATATCGATTGTTGGTTTTTACCCGATGCATATAAAAATCCACCCTCATTTCTCCTGCCAATGGTCGACGTTTTGCAAATAAAACTGAGCACTTCAGCTTGATTGGCAGTAGGTAGATTTCCAACCCAGCATGCAAAGGtgttatcaaaaacaaaactttcaaCCATTTTTGAGAGGTACATTTGAATAACCTAAATAGAGTCAAACAAATGGATAAAACCTCGTCACACAAATGTAGCTACCGCTCGCGGGAAGGCTGTGGTGTCTGCGTGTCCTGATAACAATGTTACAGACACGTTACTCTTAACTTGAATTCGAAGGAATTCGATAACGTGATTTGTCCGTATTCCGTACCCTGGCGCTAAAAGATTTCTTCTCATGATTTTCAaacatacatgatatacatgtaattgaatgtACCTGAGCAAATTTACAAAGTTTGAACGATTGTTTTgcgtttttcattttgatatatttacattcagtgtgttttctgttttatttctaTTGCAATCCATTGCTTGCCATTTGCAACTATGAAGCACATTCAGTTTCAGTCTTGTTAGATCCGGTTTTGGTGCCGTCTGTCCGCGTGTGGATATAATTATACATTCCACGAACTCCGCGACCTATTTCGCGGCATTGttgaaattgtatgaaaaaaaaaaaagtttcctGGTGTATCTTTTATATCTTGTATGAATTTACCTTAATAAATAACGCTTTTACCTATAATATACGatggtttatttttatagtttGTACTTCTTGAACTATATCTCTTTGCTATCGTCCAACTATGAACaccattaccaaatatggagaccAATCAAGGTCAGGGGATTTTCAGCTGTTACGTTTGAATAACTTACAGGTCAATGGTATCTATCTTTACGTACTTGaaagtattaatatttttcataaatacagaaaaataaaaattaaaataataaaatgtctttctctGGTTTGTTAAACGGAGAATGAAGGGCGCaaacatttcagaaaaaaattactTAATCCGTGTTATCGGgttattctttttttctgcAATATTTGAGACCTTCATGTCTCATTGAACAAACCAAATAAAGCACTTTATTATACGCTGCAgatcatttttaattcatgagGCCTTATTTTTGCGAGGATTCAATgatgaaaatgtatatacatattgatGAGACATATCTTTCGCGAATTGATACTTATTACTTAAGTTTTGTACATCAAAAGTTTATTCACAAAAACTAAATTTTCGCCAATGACTATTCTCGCGAAATaacacgtaaacaaagttctcgCGAATAAAGTATGACGATGCACGACCAATTCTATTTGTGTATGATAACTTGATACATCTCGCAGTAAATATAATACAGGTTTATCACATTTAACAGACAAAAGCACGGAGGCGACATTTTATTTCTcagcgggttttttttttttttttttttttttgtacatcacGTGATAGATATCCCTTTATGCCTCACCAAACTACCGCCAGAGTGCGTTTGAGCATACGATGGGGAGTTGACGAGGTGTATGTTTGCGTTACTGGTCTTAAAGGATTTCTGTCTGGTTAATATATAAGGCCAACCATTGTTTTAAATCCGGATTGATATGTTTTATACCATGAACCAGACCATCGGGTGTTTCCGCAGAACCTTACGGAAACACCCGAACGTCTATTGACAATCTTTTCTAGAATAATTGTTAAACTTGTGATGGGTAGAACCATGAGTGTTTTGAATTTTCTATCTAGGTACATGTACCTTATCGAGTCTTCTTACACCACCGACAATATACATAGACCTTAGTTCCAGAAAGTATTTGTTTCAGTGTAAGTGAAATTCATGTAATATCCTTTAGGTTTGTACGAGGAGAGCCATGGAATTGTGGGAAACGTGATGTATGATCCTGAATTTGATGAAACGTTTTCTCCGAGAACCAAGGACTCGAAGTGGTGGAATGGCGGTGAACCGATCTGGATCACAGCGGTGAGGCAGGGATTAAAGAGTGCCACCTACTTCTGGCCCGGAAGTGAGTCAGAAATCCGGGGTCTACGACCAACAAAATATAAGACGTATTCAAATGTGGATGTCCGGATTCAGATCGACACCGTTACTGATTGGTTAAAAGGTGATATTGACCTCGCGGTCATGTACTCCCCACAACCTGACAAGGCCGGACATACGTACGGACCGAATTCACAAGAACTTCGGGAAAAAGTCCAGGAAATGGACCAAGCGCTGGGGTATCTCCTGGATAAACTGGAAGAAAAGAAACTGACCTCTGTAGTGAATCTCATTTTAACTAGTGACCATGGCATGACAGAAATTGATTTCCAAAAGAAAAGAATAGAGATCGCGTCGTTAGTAAATATTAGCAACATTGTAAGACGATCCGACAGAGGGCCGCTTATGCACATTACCCCAGTAGAGGGGGAGCTGGAGACTGTGTACGCAGCACTCAACAGAAGCGACAAAATGACCGTGTACAAAAAAGATGATATCCCTGAATTCTGGCACTATAGAAATAATAGGCGGATCATGCCTCTTTTATGTGTGGCGGAAGAGGGATGGTCTGTGCTGTGGGTAAGATctgaatattgttttagatgATGCAGTGGGTGATTAGTTATTTCGCGTGTCGGTTGACTACTGATTATGTGTGTACAGTAGTATGGGGAGGAGTAAATCACGATAATGTAATTGCactaattttcaatatatacaagGGAGAAATGTATGACgatttagaaattaatacaGTCTGCATAATTTCCTTAACCAAATAATTTCTTGGGTATCCATTGACCCCAAAGTTCCGCCTAAAGCAAAATGGCTTGCTTTCTTCTACAGCATTCTAGCCGAATTTCCAACCCTCTGAAACATGTCACATCACGTGTTATTTACATGAATGTCTGTCTTCATTTTATGAACACGAGAGAAACAGTAACTACACATGTAGTTCACGTCCAATGCTGTAGCGTCTAATTCATGAAAATTATATACCTAAACAACGCTCAAATTTCCATGAAATAAAACGAATTTTATACGTCAGACTTTTGATGGTCCGTACTATGGGGCTTTTCCGTTTGTCCGTCTTTAATCTTTTTCTTGTGCTGGTCATagatatatctttcatattCAAATCTGTTCAGCTGATGGATCTTTGAGGAAAGGTACGTCGATACCAAAAAATAGGTTGCTATGATCTCCTTCTGACCATACAAACTCGAATCTTTTCCGGATCATATTTTGCGCACGTTTTCGCCTAATTTCATCAAACCTGGTCTGCTAATGAATCTTGGGTGGAAGGTAAATCGGTGATCTAagagtaggtcatggtgacctacttttgaaatttattaCGATCCACAGTCGCAAATGATAGTGTTACAGCTTATGAATTCGGGCATGAcatcataaatatgtatcatatacTGGTACTTCTGAACCGTCGTATCATGTAGTCTAGCgccgctttttttttttttttttttttttttttacaaatgacacttgaattaatttttttcaacatcAATGGGTTAGTTGgttatttattgtttaaaatctttcactcacatggagacgtcaatattgccagtgaagggctgaaaaattaAGGCCAATGCGCTTACGgactttgagcagagagggatttttatcgtaccacacctg
This genomic window from Ostrea edulis chromosome 4, xbOstEdul1.1, whole genome shotgun sequence contains:
- the LOC125669799 gene encoding ectonucleotide pyrophosphatase/phosphodiesterase family member 5-like; the encoded protein is MTNLVLSLLLLTAGCVDSRRNKVLLVSMDGFRWDYVKSIPTPNLDRLAGLGTRADYVNNTFCTKTFPSHFSVATGLYEESHGIVGNVMYDPEFDETFSPRTKDSKWWNGGEPIWITAVRQGLKSATYFWPGSESEIRGLRPTKYKTYSNVDVRIQIDTVTDWLKGDIDLAVMYSPQPDKAGHTYGPNSQELREKVQEMDQALGYLLDKLEEKKLTSVVNLILTSDHGMTEIDFQKKRIEIASLVNISNIVRRSDRGPLMHITPVEGELETVYAALNRSDKMTVYKKDDIPEFWHYRNNRRIMPLLCVAEEGWSVLWDKDDLINHTDRGNHGYDNRLSSMKPLFFAAGPDIRRNYTIPPFRSVDIYSLLCTLLEVSPAPNNGSFERVRSFVVKQHTASLTHNRTCLLSSPILLVFASLLLSVNCLLKHI